The Hymenobacter sp. DG01 genome has a segment encoding these proteins:
- a CDS encoding PAS domain-containing protein has protein sequence MLATGEPHHMAVQHYNVPNPAAPGQLMGRYWDPTNSAIRDAQGTVTGLVHSIVNVTERVQAEAELAASQTRERAQAQALEEATRRQMESLQSILQQAPMGINVMRGPDFVVEFLNEEGAAIMGLPRAQLLNKPLFEALPLLREQGLDEAFRRVLQGEAFVYNDLPVLFDRTHSERKELGYYRAVYQPWRNERADVIGIITMVVDVTEHVLARQQLEAQRQQAQQLNQELETRVQERTRQLEAAQSAAERQRRQWHELFMRAPASICIFDGPEWVYEFVNPRYQAMFPGRELLGKRLVDALPEVADQPLMAILHHVYDTGEPFEANEVLVPLARTAEGPVEDIYFDLTYQARRNEAGQIDGFVTYAYDVTEQVLARQQREVQQRLVEALFEQAPTAIWVVQGPHYVFELVNPLMEHILGHSQAQLLGRPYLQALPELVSQGLPELLRRAWEGEQVTVKELGAHLAYHEAGQISYFNFVFEPLRDAQGQVHRIACVAVDVTDQVLARQQVQHLNQELQTSNEELHASNSQLVRTNVDLDNFVYTASHDLKSPISNIEGLLALLPELLPAAVRADEQVAPVLARMQESIERFKRTIAHLTDVSRLQAEFAQPAEPVSLAAIIEDVQEDLHFQFQATGAVLEVAVQNTQPRVFSPKNLRSLVYNLLSNALKYRHPERTPRVRISCQPADDSLVLTVQDNGLGLSDQQQHRLFQLFQRLHTHVEGSGVGLYAVKKIVENAGGTVAVASQKNVGTTFTLTFPA, from the coding sequence GTGCTGGCCACGGGGGAGCCGCACCACATGGCCGTGCAGCACTACAACGTGCCTAACCCAGCCGCCCCCGGTCAGCTCATGGGGCGCTATTGGGACCCCACTAACAGCGCCATCCGCGACGCGCAGGGCACCGTCACCGGCCTCGTGCACAGCATCGTCAACGTGACCGAGCGGGTGCAGGCCGAGGCCGAGCTGGCGGCCAGCCAAACCCGTGAGCGCGCGCAAGCCCAAGCGCTGGAAGAGGCGACCCGGCGGCAGATGGAGAGTCTGCAAAGCATTCTACAGCAGGCCCCCATGGGCATTAACGTCATGCGGGGCCCGGACTTTGTGGTGGAGTTCCTCAACGAGGAAGGAGCCGCCATTATGGGCCTGCCGCGGGCCCAGCTTCTGAACAAGCCCTTGTTTGAGGCTTTGCCGCTGCTGCGCGAACAAGGCTTGGACGAGGCTTTCCGGCGCGTGCTGCAAGGCGAAGCGTTCGTTTACAACGACCTACCGGTCCTCTTCGACCGCACTCATTCGGAGCGGAAGGAACTCGGGTATTACCGCGCGGTCTACCAGCCCTGGCGCAACGAAAGGGCCGACGTCATTGGGATTATAACGATGGTGGTGGACGTGACCGAGCACGTGCTGGCCCGCCAGCAGCTCGAAGCCCAGCGGCAACAGGCGCAGCAGCTCAATCAGGAATTGGAAACCCGGGTGCAGGAGCGGACCCGCCAGCTGGAAGCGGCGCAGTCGGCCGCCGAGCGCCAGCGCCGCCAGTGGCACGAGCTCTTTATGCGGGCCCCGGCCAGCATCTGCATTTTCGACGGGCCGGAGTGGGTCTATGAGTTTGTTAATCCGCGCTACCAAGCCATGTTTCCGGGCCGCGAGCTGCTGGGCAAGCGCCTGGTGGATGCCTTGCCTGAAGTAGCCGACCAGCCCTTAATGGCTATTCTGCATCACGTTTACGACACGGGGGAGCCCTTTGAAGCCAACGAGGTGCTGGTGCCCCTGGCCCGCACGGCGGAAGGCCCTGTAGAGGACATTTACTTCGACCTCACCTACCAGGCTCGCCGCAATGAGGCCGGGCAGATTGATGGCTTTGTTACCTATGCCTACGACGTCACGGAGCAGGTGCTGGCCCGCCAGCAGCGCGAGGTCCAGCAGCGCTTAGTCGAAGCTCTGTTTGAGCAGGCACCCACGGCCATTTGGGTGGTGCAGGGGCCCCACTATGTATTTGAGCTGGTGAACCCGCTCATGGAACACATTCTGGGCCATTCCCAGGCGCAACTCCTCGGCCGGCCCTATCTGCAGGCGTTGCCGGAACTGGTGAGCCAGGGCCTGCCCGAGTTGCTGCGCCGGGCCTGGGAGGGCGAGCAAGTAACAGTGAAGGAGCTGGGTGCGCACTTAGCCTACCACGAGGCGGGGCAAATAAGCTACTTTAATTTTGTATTTGAGCCCCTACGTGATGCACAGGGGCAGGTGCACCGCATTGCCTGCGTGGCCGTAGATGTGACCGACCAGGTACTGGCGCGCCAGCAGGTGCAGCACCTTAATCAGGAGTTGCAGACCAGTAACGAGGAGCTGCACGCAAGCAACAGCCAGTTGGTGCGCACCAACGTGGACCTGGACAACTTCGTTTACACGGCCTCTCACGACTTGAAGTCTCCGATTAGCAATATTGAGGGCCTGCTGGCGCTCTTGCCGGAGTTGCTGCCCGCTGCCGTGCGCGCCGACGAGCAGGTAGCACCGGTGCTGGCCCGAATGCAGGAGTCCATTGAGCGCTTTAAGCGCACCATCGCCCACCTGACCGACGTAAGCCGGCTGCAAGCCGAGTTTGCCCAGCCCGCCGAGCCCGTGTCGCTGGCCGCCATCATCGAGGATGTGCAAGAGGATCTGCACTTCCAGTTTCAGGCCACCGGCGCTGTGCTCGAGGTAGCCGTTCAGAACACGCAGCCGCGGGTGTTTTCGCCCAAGAACCTGCGCAGCCTGGTGTATAACCTGTTGAGCAACGCCCTAAAGTACCGCCACCCCGAGCGGACGCCCCGCGTGCGCATCAGCTGCCAGCCAGCCGACGACTCACTGGTGCTCACGGTGCAAGACAACGGCCTTGGGCTGAGCGACCAGCAGCAGCATCGCCTGTTTCAACTCTTCCAACGCCTGCACACCCACGTCGAGGGCTCGGGCGTGGGGCTTTATGCGGTCAAAAAGATTGTGGAAAATGCGGGCGGGACCGTGGCTGTCGCCAGCCAGAAGAACGTAGGCACCACGTTCACCCTCACCTTTCCGGCCTAG